A stretch of Treponema vincentii F0403 DNA encodes these proteins:
- a CDS encoding 2-dehydropantoate 2-reductase — MKVVIAGSGAMGCSFGFMLQKSGNDVTLLDGWQNNIDAIRKDGLHLQDGTAELSTKIDIYKPEEFKDSADFVIVFTKSMQLENMLSSIKHVLRDDTKILCLLNGLGHTETLKKFIEPKNIFMGVTVVTAGMKGPGSAVLSSHGKTEIQNIVPEGKAGAELIVETLNKATMPAVYSDNILWSIWRKAALNGAMNSTCTIMECNMLELGSIAGCKDMMRCIISEFAAIARTQGVTLDVDSVTDYVYGFTQPDFVGAKHYPSMHQDLIKNHRLTEIDFLNGYISRKGKELHIPTPYCDLITTFVHGKEKLFGL; from the coding sequence ATGAAGGTTGTTATTGCCGGTTCAGGTGCAATGGGCTGTAGCTTTGGATTTATGCTGCAAAAAAGCGGTAATGATGTAACGCTGCTGGACGGTTGGCAGAATAATATCGACGCAATTCGAAAAGACGGGTTGCACTTGCAGGATGGTACTGCGGAATTATCGACAAAAATCGATATTTATAAGCCGGAAGAGTTTAAAGATTCTGCGGATTTTGTCATTGTATTCACAAAATCAATGCAGCTGGAAAATATGCTGAGCAGTATTAAGCATGTGTTGCGGGATGATACTAAAATACTCTGTCTCTTAAATGGACTGGGGCATACAGAAACCCTGAAAAAATTTATCGAGCCTAAGAATATTTTTATGGGGGTTACGGTGGTAACTGCCGGAATGAAGGGTCCGGGAAGTGCAGTGCTATCAAGTCACGGTAAAACGGAGATTCAGAATATTGTACCGGAAGGAAAAGCCGGTGCAGAACTCATTGTAGAAACGCTGAATAAAGCAACCATGCCTGCAGTATATTCTGATAATATTCTGTGGTCTATTTGGCGAAAAGCTGCTCTTAACGGAGCCATGAATAGTACTTGTACAATTATGGAATGCAATATGCTGGAGCTTGGCAGCATTGCAGGCTGTAAAGATATGATGCGTTGTATTATCTCCGAGTTTGCCGCTATCGCAAGAACGCAAGGGGTTACGCTGGACGTTGATTCCGTAACTGATTATGTATATGGGTTTACACAGCCCGATTTTGTCGGTGCAAAGCACTACCCTTCGATGCACCAAGATTTAATCAAAAATCACCGTTTAACCGAAATTGATTTCTTAAACGGATATATTTCCCGCAAGGGTAAGGAGCTGCATATTCCTACCCCATATTGCGATCTGATTACTACCTTTGTACACGGCAAAGAGAAATTATTCGGTCTATAA
- a CDS encoding MATE family efflux transporter: MGMQLKRFSLGPLHFYRRALGFAVPVMIQTFVQSLISLIDNFMVGGLGDIKMSAVNITNQFTFLFLTTIGTFSETGGMFMSQFNGAKDADGMQQVYRFKQIMMLVCAALFTLFSFFFSGYILGFLVHGNQQAPAIVAEGQRYLHIILLTFIPIAFSTAITSSLRDIGSVKIIMYCAIISTLVNTVGNYILIYGNFGAPRLEVRGAAYATLIARCAEVVLLLIYVHVKKPAFYVRITALWKVHWPLFMQMFKKLGLVFASDISWVGTETIVAALYNSRGGAEVVAGMAAGWTIANIFFLIFPVIFTCVRIIVGSSLGQNKLDEARKQARWFLSGFFIFGIFVGICEALTVFLIPVVFIRLSPASHIITRNLIWVIALYMPLWSYLNTQLAISRAGGDAQLGAWVDISVNSIVFLPVMIIFTYFTALSPVAMFGLAKLSDFFKLFIAGHQLKKERWVKNLTVA, translated from the coding sequence ATGGGTATGCAATTAAAAAGATTTTCGTTGGGACCGCTCCATTTTTACCGGAGAGCGCTCGGCTTTGCCGTGCCGGTTATGATTCAAACCTTTGTGCAAAGCCTTATTTCGCTGATCGATAATTTTATGGTCGGCGGCTTGGGCGACATAAAGATGAGCGCGGTCAATATCACCAATCAATTTACCTTCCTCTTTTTAACGACAATAGGCACATTTTCCGAAACGGGCGGTATGTTTATGTCCCAGTTTAACGGCGCAAAAGATGCCGATGGAATGCAGCAGGTGTACCGGTTTAAACAGATTATGATGCTTGTCTGCGCCGCGCTCTTTACGCTTTTTTCGTTCTTCTTTTCGGGATATATCCTCGGCTTTCTGGTACATGGCAACCAACAAGCGCCCGCAATTGTTGCGGAAGGACAGCGGTATCTGCATATCATCCTTTTAACCTTTATTCCCATCGCCTTTTCTACGGCTATTACCTCTTCTTTACGCGACATCGGCAGCGTAAAGATTATTATGTACTGTGCAATTATCTCCACCCTCGTGAATACCGTCGGTAACTATATTTTGATTTACGGCAATTTCGGTGCGCCGCGGTTAGAAGTTAGAGGAGCGGCTTATGCGACGCTGATAGCCCGCTGTGCCGAAGTTGTTCTCCTGCTTATCTACGTACATGTCAAAAAACCTGCGTTCTACGTGCGGATTACCGCGCTGTGGAAGGTGCATTGGCCGCTGTTTATGCAGATGTTTAAAAAACTCGGACTTGTGTTTGCTTCCGATATTTCGTGGGTGGGAACCGAAACGATTGTTGCCGCGCTGTATAATAGCCGCGGCGGAGCGGAGGTGGTCGCCGGTATGGCTGCCGGTTGGACGATTGCAAATATTTTCTTTTTAATCTTTCCGGTGATTTTTACCTGCGTACGTATTATTGTCGGCAGTTCGCTCGGCCAGAATAAATTGGACGAAGCCCGCAAGCAAGCACGGTGGTTCCTTTCAGGCTTTTTTATCTTCGGTATTTTTGTCGGCATTTGTGAAGCTCTGACGGTGTTCCTTATTCCCGTTGTGTTTATTCGGCTTTCGCCTGCCTCGCATATCATCACGCGGAATCTTATATGGGTCATCGCGCTTTATATGCCGTTGTGGTCATATCTTAACACGCAGCTCGCAATTTCCCGCGCCGGCGGCGATGCGCAGCTCGGCGCATGGGTGGATATCAGCGTCAACTCAATCGTGTTCCTGCCGGTGATGATTATTTTTACCTACTTTACCGCGCTTTCGCCGGTCGCGATGTTCGGCCTTGCAAAACTGAGTGATTTTTTTAAGTTGTTCATCGCCGGTCATCAATTAAAAAAAGAGCGGTGGGTAAAGAATTTAACCGTTGCGTAA
- the coaD gene encoding pantetheine-phosphate adenylyltransferase: MIKAIFAGSFDPPTFGHLNIIERAQKLFSEIHVVIAVNKNKNYCFSGEERLEVIQKLVSRWSNVSVHLWDSPIVDYAKKIKADVLIRGVRNDNDFLYEFDLAMMNKSLNPQIETLFLVPDPKFFVLRSSSIKELAAFGGDVSTMVPPIVEDILKKKFLPKK; the protein is encoded by the coding sequence ATGATAAAAGCAATCTTTGCAGGTTCTTTTGACCCCCCTACGTTTGGACATTTAAATATTATTGAGCGTGCCCAAAAGCTCTTTTCCGAAATACACGTTGTCATTGCCGTAAATAAAAATAAGAATTATTGTTTTTCCGGAGAGGAGCGGTTAGAGGTTATACAAAAGTTGGTATCCCGCTGGAGCAATGTTTCGGTGCATTTGTGGGATTCGCCCATTGTCGATTATGCAAAGAAAATTAAAGCGGATGTTTTGATCAGAGGCGTCCGGAACGATAATGATTTTTTATATGAATTCGATTTAGCGATGATGAACAAGAGTTTGAATCCTCAGATCGAGACCCTGTTTTTAGTGCCTGATCCTAAGTTCTTTGTACTGCGTTCCAGCTCAATTAAAGAACTCGCCGCTTTCGGCGGTGATGTGTCGACTATGGTACCGCCAATCGTAGAAGACATACTGAAAAAGAAATTTCTACCTAAAAAATAG
- the htpG gene encoding molecular chaperone HtpG, with product MAKYEFQTEVNQLLHLIIHSLYSNKEIFLRELVSNASDALDKLKYLTVSDAALKNLQFNPRIDITFNEDAATPTLTIRDTGIGMNDEDIKNNLGTIARSGTKAFLEQLAAEDKKDSNLIGQFGVGFYSAFMVASKIEVVSKKAGESAVWKWVSDGKGEYELEQTDDSAFPLIDDVPEGANGTCITLYLNNEDSEFASRWKIEDIIKRYSDHIAFPIYLHYIHKEYDDKGNEKSQEAKSEQINDASALWQKPKSELKDEDYKNFYKSLSHDSTDPLLYIHTKAEGTQEYTTLFYVPAKAPFDMYHADYKPGVKLFVKRVFITEDEKELLPVYLRFVRGIIDSEDLPLNVSREILQQNRILNNIRSASVKKLLSEFKKLAETDKEKYETFITEYNRPLKEGLYSDYEHRDELLELIRFRTTNAENTWTSLADYVQRMKEGQKAIYYITGGDEKALRQSPHLEAYKAKGLEVLIMPDEIDDIVIPSIGKYKDWELKAANRAGSDEELSTDEEKKEAKQKEKDFKPIVEKIKNALGDAVKEVRLSKRLADSPSCIVVDENDPSLQMERMMRAMGQQLRGEVKPILEINAEHPILQRLKDTDDEALIADTAFVLLDQALLLEGSTLKDTADFVKRLNKLLAR from the coding sequence ATGGCAAAGTATGAGTTTCAAACGGAAGTTAATCAGCTGCTCCACCTGATTATCCATTCTCTGTATTCAAATAAGGAAATATTCCTGCGGGAGCTGGTGTCCAACGCGTCGGATGCGCTTGATAAGCTGAAATATCTGACCGTGTCGGACGCCGCATTAAAAAATTTGCAGTTTAATCCCCGTATCGATATTACGTTTAACGAAGATGCCGCAACGCCGACGCTGACTATCCGCGACACCGGTATCGGTATGAACGATGAAGACATCAAAAACAACCTCGGGACGATTGCCCGCTCCGGAACCAAGGCGTTTTTGGAGCAGCTTGCCGCCGAGGATAAAAAAGATTCCAACCTGATCGGTCAATTCGGCGTCGGTTTTTATTCCGCCTTTATGGTTGCATCCAAAATCGAGGTTGTCTCTAAAAAAGCAGGCGAAAGCGCTGTGTGGAAGTGGGTGTCCGACGGCAAGGGTGAATATGAGCTGGAGCAAACCGATGATTCGGCTTTCCCGCTTATCGATGATGTTCCCGAAGGCGCCAACGGTACCTGCATCACCCTGTATCTGAACAACGAAGATTCCGAGTTTGCTTCCCGCTGGAAGATCGAAGATATTATCAAACGCTATTCCGACCATATCGCATTCCCGATTTATCTCCATTATATTCACAAAGAATATGATGATAAGGGAAACGAAAAGTCGCAGGAGGCAAAGTCCGAACAGATCAACGATGCGAGCGCGCTGTGGCAAAAGCCCAAGTCTGAATTGAAGGACGAGGATTACAAGAATTTTTACAAGTCGCTCTCGCATGATTCTACCGATCCGCTCTTGTACATTCACACCAAGGCGGAAGGCACGCAGGAGTACACCACGCTCTTTTATGTGCCCGCAAAGGCGCCCTTCGACATGTATCATGCCGACTATAAGCCCGGCGTTAAGCTCTTTGTAAAGCGGGTGTTTATCACCGAGGACGAAAAAGAACTGCTGCCGGTGTACCTGCGGTTTGTACGCGGTATTATCGACAGTGAAGACTTACCGCTCAATGTCAGCCGCGAAATTCTGCAGCAGAACCGTATTTTGAATAATATCCGGTCGGCATCGGTAAAAAAGCTTTTGAGCGAATTTAAAAAGCTCGCCGAAACCGATAAGGAAAAGTACGAAACGTTCATCACCGAATACAACCGCCCGTTAAAAGAAGGTTTGTACAGCGACTATGAGCACCGCGATGAGCTTTTGGAATTGATCCGCTTTAGAACGACGAATGCGGAAAATACATGGACGAGCCTTGCCGACTATGTGCAGCGGATGAAGGAAGGACAAAAGGCGATTTACTACATCACCGGCGGCGATGAAAAGGCGCTCAGACAGTCTCCGCACTTGGAAGCATACAAGGCGAAGGGCTTGGAAGTGCTGATTATGCCGGATGAAATCGACGACATTGTTATCCCGTCCATCGGCAAGTACAAGGACTGGGAACTCAAGGCTGCCAACCGCGCCGGCTCCGACGAAGAGTTGAGCACCGACGAAGAAAAGAAAGAAGCAAAGCAGAAAGAAAAGGACTTTAAGCCGATTGTCGAAAAGATTAAAAACGCGCTCGGCGATGCGGTAAAAGAAGTACGCCTTTCCAAACGGCTTGCGGACTCTCCTTCGTGTATTGTCGTTGACGAAAACGATCCCAGCCTGCAGATGGAACGCATGATGCGGGCAATGGGGCAGCAGCTCCGCGGCGAGGTAAAGCCCATTCTGGAAATCAATGCGGAACATCCCATTCTGCAGCGGCTTAAGGATACCGATGACGAAGCACTTATTGCCGACACGGCCTTTGTGCTGCTGGATCAGGCGCTGCTGCTTGAAGGCAGTACCTTAAAAGACACCGCCGACTTTGTAAAACGCTTGAACAAGCTGCTTGCAAGATAA
- a CDS encoding ABC transporter ATP-binding protein: MEEEQENDYNRKFNGGVWKRILKEFAFFKFLFISGFIFAGLEGVCTIVQPKITNYVIDVFVKERNLHNFIPVVLFTAGFILFAVAVTFFYIMTIGTVEVKMCHRLRIRCFNHLQSLSLSFYDTNSVGSLMSRITSDINKLSELVSWGVSDLLWGFFMLFALIFTMFHDNIKLACIVLLTFPLIIVLSIYLRAKILKAQRRVRAVNAQLTAAYNEDIQGAKTTKTLVREALNAQEFFSKTENMKAASIRGILLSSILMPAVQIIGSLGTGLIVFYGGSAVISQAISLGLLVAFLSYITQFNAPLAGAASLFAELMSAQAAAERIFALLEEKPDIRDTEEVIRKYGTALNPTEAPRPAIKGTVQFDHVSFWYKESEPVLTDFNLMVQAGETLALVGSTGAGKSTIVNLFCRFYEPKRGRILIDGIDYTEMPETWIHENLGYVLQSPHLFSGTIEANIRYGKLDATEEEIIAAAKLVDAHEFISAMPDGYKTQVGEGGGLLSTGQKQLISFARTLVRNPRLFVLDEATSSVDAETEQKIQKAIAAVLKNRTSFVVAHRLSTIRNADKIIVIEKGRMIEAGTHEELLQKKEHYYQLYSMQFLQEKEGVLRTDSDRA; this comes from the coding sequence ATGGAAGAAGAGCAGGAAAACGATTATAACCGAAAATTTAACGGCGGAGTGTGGAAGCGGATTTTAAAAGAATTTGCATTTTTTAAATTCCTCTTTATATCAGGCTTCATCTTTGCGGGACTTGAGGGCGTTTGTACAATCGTACAGCCTAAGATAACGAACTATGTCATCGATGTTTTTGTAAAGGAACGGAATCTCCATAATTTTATTCCGGTTGTGCTTTTTACCGCCGGCTTTATCTTGTTTGCAGTTGCCGTTACCTTTTTCTATATTATGACAATCGGCACGGTCGAAGTAAAGATGTGCCATCGTTTACGCATCCGCTGCTTTAATCACCTTCAAAGTCTTTCTCTCTCGTTTTACGACACTAATTCGGTCGGCTCTCTTATGTCGAGAATAACCTCGGATATCAATAAATTATCGGAGCTGGTATCGTGGGGTGTATCCGATTTGCTGTGGGGCTTTTTTATGCTGTTTGCGCTCATTTTTACGATGTTCCACGACAATATCAAATTGGCCTGTATCGTATTGCTGACTTTCCCGCTGATTATTGTCTTGAGCATCTATCTGCGTGCAAAGATATTAAAGGCTCAGCGGAGAGTGCGGGCGGTAAATGCACAACTTACGGCAGCATACAACGAAGATATTCAGGGCGCAAAGACTACAAAAACGCTGGTACGCGAGGCGCTGAATGCGCAGGAGTTTTTCTCTAAAACGGAGAATATGAAAGCCGCTTCCATACGCGGTATTTTGCTTTCTTCCATTCTGATGCCTGCGGTACAGATTATCGGGTCGCTCGGTACGGGGTTGATTGTCTTTTACGGCGGAAGCGCCGTTATCTCACAGGCAATCAGCTTAGGGCTGCTGGTTGCATTTCTTTCATATATTACGCAATTCAATGCTCCGCTCGCAGGAGCGGCTTCTCTGTTTGCGGAGCTGATGTCGGCGCAAGCGGCGGCAGAGCGTATTTTTGCGCTGCTGGAAGAAAAGCCTGATATCCGGGATACCGAGGAGGTTATCCGAAAATACGGTACTGCGCTCAATCCGACGGAAGCGCCGCGGCCTGCGATAAAAGGAACGGTACAATTTGACCATGTATCATTTTGGTATAAAGAGAGCGAACCCGTTTTAACCGATTTTAATTTGATGGTGCAGGCAGGAGAAACGCTTGCATTAGTCGGTTCCACCGGAGCAGGGAAGTCTACCATCGTCAATTTATTTTGCCGGTTTTACGAGCCGAAGCGGGGACGTATTTTAATCGACGGCATCGACTACACCGAAATGCCTGAAACATGGATCCATGAAAACCTCGGCTATGTACTGCAATCGCCGCATTTGTTTTCGGGCACTATCGAAGCGAACATCCGCTACGGCAAGCTCGATGCAACGGAAGAAGAAATTATCGCGGCGGCAAAGCTTGTCGATGCCCACGAATTTATTTCGGCAATGCCGGACGGATACAAGACACAGGTAGGAGAAGGCGGCGGCTTACTTTCGACGGGACAAAAACAGCTTATCTCGTTTGCGCGTACACTTGTAAGGAACCCGCGCCTATTCGTGCTGGACGAGGCGACTTCTTCCGTCGATGCGGAAACGGAACAAAAAATCCAAAAAGCCATTGCCGCCGTGCTTAAAAACAGAACCTCGTTTGTGGTTGCACACCGCCTTTCCACTATCCGCAATGCCGACAAAATCATCGTTATCGAAAAAGGCCGCATGATAGAAGCGGGCACCCACGAAGAACTGCTGCAGAAAAAAGAACACTATTATCAGCTCTATTCAATGCAGTTCCTACAGGAAAAAGAAGGGGTGCTGCGAACCGACAGTGATAGAGCGTGA
- a CDS encoding PTS transporter subunit IIC, giving the protein MVEQTKKITVKFFINTLLNGMAAGIVVALIANAVLGQIFKALMPYGAIFGMLYQSVADVQYLVSAVIGFIVGIQLGFVPIKASMVGLAGFIASGAVRHVDGIVKLAGIGDLINVMIIVALAALVTLWLGNKLGSLTIIVQPIIVAGGLGALGLFILPYVAEVSAIIGRGINSFTVLQPVLMCILIAASFSIVIISPISTVAIGIAIGLAGLASGAANLGVAACTAVLIVGSWRVNKAGITAAIALGGMKLMIPNLVRYPIMALPVVLTAAASGIAGRFLGIMGDKVSAGFGIAGLVGPIKAYEFLSGSPAVRISALLIAYLVVPFGCALLLHILFTKIIKLYKPEIYKSEAV; this is encoded by the coding sequence ATGGTTGAACAAACAAAAAAAATAACTGTTAAGTTTTTTATCAATACGCTTTTAAACGGTATGGCTGCTGGGATTGTTGTTGCGCTGATTGCTAATGCTGTGTTAGGGCAGATATTTAAAGCTCTTATGCCGTACGGTGCCATATTCGGTATGCTGTACCAGTCAGTGGCAGATGTACAATACTTAGTGTCCGCTGTTATCGGATTTATTGTCGGAATACAGCTTGGTTTTGTGCCGATTAAGGCTTCTATGGTCGGACTCGCGGGGTTTATCGCTTCCGGTGCAGTACGCCATGTAGATGGTATTGTTAAGCTTGCCGGTATCGGTGACTTAATCAATGTGATGATTATTGTTGCATTAGCTGCCCTTGTTACCCTGTGGTTGGGCAACAAGCTCGGCTCTCTTACGATTATTGTGCAGCCAATTATTGTTGCCGGCGGACTTGGGGCATTGGGGCTGTTTATCTTACCGTATGTAGCAGAAGTAAGTGCCATTATCGGCCGCGGTATCAATTCATTTACTGTGTTGCAGCCGGTACTGATGTGCATCCTTATTGCAGCATCTTTCTCGATTGTGATTATTTCCCCTATTTCGACTGTAGCAATCGGTATCGCGATTGGACTTGCCGGACTAGCATCCGGGGCAGCAAACTTAGGTGTTGCAGCTTGTACAGCTGTATTGATTGTTGGCTCGTGGCGTGTAAATAAGGCGGGAATTACTGCAGCTATTGCCCTTGGTGGTATGAAACTAATGATTCCAAACTTGGTACGGTATCCGATTATGGCATTGCCGGTTGTATTAACTGCTGCTGCATCGGGAATTGCCGGACGCTTTTTAGGTATCATGGGAGATAAGGTCAGTGCCGGGTTCGGTATTGCCGGGCTTGTTGGTCCGATTAAGGCATATGAGTTTTTATCAGGATCTCCCGCTGTACGGATTAGCGCATTACTGATTGCGTACTTAGTTGTACCATTCGGCTGTGCCTTGCTACTGCATATTTTATTTACCAAAATTATTAAGTTATACAAGCCGGAGATTTATAAGTCTGAAGCCGTGTAG